Proteins from a genomic interval of Drosophila melanogaster chromosome 2R:
- the CG1888 gene encoding uncharacterized protein, isoform C — protein sequence MNPCTSSPPQMPRGSGSVENCNLESDGLQLLEMAGKEDYEELRDLLQSWDVADLLPHLQDEAINVDELQMIKRHHLSELLRNFRFGTRIRFEHHLERWRRWLNVPLQGAQGQGSSHCSGCRCPEILGQSQCQEQSPLHMEQPSEQEELHKPEDLVKTIPAESLVALSDPREMSVPFPLPLVHPPAQITDDIMMVKQELMPMQQTRKPEAVLAAGSSGGTSGNKEDATATPDQEVSILGILRSSGMKAQSLLERIGQNDPLDAVQRLLLIQLVCSYYEENQMHLTLQRSHLLEREILQLFPQEQLSYYRTERRGKIYVRFTNMKRSKRLSSSRQELKRRRSELIRSIPTVQGHDASASVNFAGDQISSPDRSD from the exons ATGAATCCGTGTACATCATCGCCCCCACAGATGCCACGTGGCTCTGGATCCGTGGAAAACTGCAACCTGGAATCTGACGGCCTGCAACTGCTCGAGATGGCTGGAAAGGAGGACTACGAGGAGCTGCGCGACCTTCTGCAGTCGTGGGATGTCGCCGATCTGCTTCCTCACCTGCAAG ATGAAGCCATTAACGTGGACGAGCTGCAGATGATCAAACGTCATCATCTGTCCGAGTTGCTGCGAAACTTTCGCTTTGGAACCCGCATTCGCTTCGAGCATCACTTGGAGCGCTGGCGCCGCTGGCTGAACGTACCGCTCCAAGGCGCCCAGGGCCAGGGGTCGAGCCACTGCTCCGGCTGTCGCTGTCCGGAGATTCTGGGCCAATCGCAATGTCAGGAGCAATCGCCGTTGCACATGGAACAGCCGTCAGAGCAGGAAGAATTGCACAAGCCTGAAGATCTGGTCAAGACAATACCAGCAGAATCGCTGGTGGCCCTCAGTGATCCCAGGGAAATGTCAGTTCCCTTTccattgcctttggtccatCCGCCTGCGCAGATAACCGACGACATAATGATGGTCAAACAGGAGCTGATGCCGATGCAGCAAACTAGGAAGCCTGAAGCTGTATTGGCGGCTGGGTCTTCAGGAGGAACCTCAGGCAACAAGGAGGATGCAACTGCCACTCCTGACCAAGAAGTTAGCATTTTGGGCATTCTGCGATCCTCGGGTATGAAAGCCCAGAGCTTGCTGGAGCGTATTGGCCAGAACGATCCGCTGGACGCCGTGCAGCGCCTTTTGCTCATCCAACTAGTGTGCAGCTACTACGAGGAGAACCAGATGCACCTGACCCTGCAGAGGAGTCACTTGCTGGAACGCGAGATACTGCAGCTTTTCCCGCAGGAACAGCTCAGCTATTACCGCACCGAGCGAAGGGGTAAGATCTACGTGAGATTCACCAACATGAAGCGAAGCAAGAGGCTCAGTTCGTCGCGCCAGGAACTCAAACGACGCCGTTCCGAGCTGATAAGATCGATTCCCACGGTTCAAGGACACGATGCTAGTGCTAGTGTGAACTTCGCCGGCGACCAAATCTCCAGTCCCGATCGCTCCGATTGA
- the Or45b gene encoding odorant receptor 45b: MYPRFLSRNYPLAKHLFFVTRYSFGLLGLRFGKEQSWLHLLWLVFNFVNLAHCCQAEFVFGWSHLRTSPVDAMDAFCPLACSFTTLFKLGWMWWRRQEVADLMDRIRLLIGEQEKREDSRRKVAQRSYYLMVTRCGMLVFTLGSITTGAFVLRSLWEMWVRRHQEFKFDMPFRMLFHDFAHRMPWFPVFYLYSTWSGQVTVYAFAGTDGFFFGFTLYMAFLLQALRYDIQDALKPIRDPSLRESKICCQRLADIVDRHNEIEKIVKEFSGIMAAPTFVHFVSASLVIATSVIDILLYSGYNIIRYVVYTFTVSSAIFLYCYGGTEMSTESLSLGEAAYSSAWYTWDRETRRRVFLIILRAQRPITVRVPFFAPSLPVFTSVIKFTGSIVALAKTIL; the protein is encoded by the exons atgtatccgcGATTCCTCAGCCGTAACTATCCGCTGGCCAAGCATTTGTTCTTCGTCACCAGATACTCCTTTGGCCTGCTGGGCCTGAGATTTGGCAAAGAGCAATCGTGGCTTCACCTCTTGTGGCTGGTGTTCAATTTCGTTAACCTGGCGCACTGCTGCCAGGCGGAGTTCGTCTTCGGCTGGAGTCACTTGCGCACCAGTCCCGTGGATGCCATGGACGCCTTTTGTCCTCTGGCCTGCAGTTTCACCACGCTCTTCAAGCTGGGATGGATGTGGTGGCGTCGCCAGGAAGTAGCTGATCTAATGGACCGCATCCGCTTGCTCATCGGGGAGCAGGAGAAGAGGGAGGACTCCCGGAGAAAGGTGGCTCAAAGGAGCTACTATCTCATGGTCACCAGGTGCGGTATGCTGGTCTTCACCCTGGGCAGCATTACCACTGGAGCCTTCGTTCTGCGTTCCCTTTGGGAAATGTGGGTGCGTCGTCATCAGGAGTTCAAATTCGATATGCCCTTTCGCATGCT GTTCCACGACTTTGCGCATCGCATGCCCTGGTTTCCAGTTTTCTATCTCTACTCCACATGGAGTGGCCAGGTCACTGTGTACGCCTTTGCTGGTACAGATGGTTTCTTCTTTGGCTTTACCCTCTACATGGCCTTCTTGCTGCAGGCCTTAAGATACGATATCCAGGATGCCCTCAAGCCAATAAGAG ATCCCTCGCTTAGGGAATCCAAAATCTGCTGTCAGCGATTGGCGGACATCGTGGATCGCCACAATGAGATAGAGAAGATAGTCAAGGAATTTTCTGGAATTATGGCTGCTCCAACTTTTGTTCACTTCGTATCAGCCAGCTTAGTGATAGCCACCAGCGTCATTGATATACTATTG TATTCCGGCTATAACATCATCCGTTACGTGGTGTACACCTTCACGGTTTCCTCGGCCATCTTCCTCTATTGCTACGGAGGCACAGAAATGTCAACTGAG AGCCTTTCCTTGGGAGAAGCAGCCTACAGCAGTGCCTGGTATACTTGGGATCGAGAGACCCGCAGGCGGGTCTTTCTCATTATCCTGCGTGCTCAACGACCCATTACGGTGAGGGTGCCCTTTTTTGCACCATCGTTACCAGTCTTCACATCG GTCATCAAGTTTACAGGTTCGATTGTGGCACTGGCTAAGACGATACTGTGA
- the Alp6 gene encoding alkaline phosphatase 6, whose amino-acid sequence MARRFILLLVLAVCLSGSASGQRDHPRGRSFDAESHPIKYAEEQQTQYWVDKAQAKLLSKLAEQESATTNKAKNVILFLGDGMSVHTVTATRNLLGDSAEQVYFEGFPYTGLSKTYCVNRQVADSACTATAYLGGVKANYGTIGVNANVSRYSCDGAANEEDRVLSIAHWAQAAGKDAGLVTTARVTHASPAGVYAHIADRNWENDWEVANRECDPEQTIDIARQLVEQPVGQQLKVILGGGRKNFIDATVNDEEGYPGKRTDGRHLIRSWLDQKKEANVSAKYVWSRKGLSLVDLENTDYLLGLFANDHLPYNGDRDRKRSQLADPSLSELTEAAITVLSRNDKGFFLFVEGARIDMAHHDTFAKRSLEDTAEFARAVQKARELTSEDDTLIVVTADHAHVMSINGYPYRDQEITGLAQLADDNLPYTILSYANGPGYYSGYNRAEGRALLKEKLVADSDYQYPTLAPLDAETHGGDDVAVYASGPYAQYFSGNYEQSNIPALMARAAGIGPYA is encoded by the exons ATGGCCAGGAGATTCATTCTGTTGCTCGTCTTAGCTGTCTGCCTGAGCGGAAGTGCCAGCGGACAAAGAG ACCACCCTCGTGGGCGTTCCTTTGATGCCGAATCGCATCCGATCAAGTATGCAGAGGAGCAGCAGACCCAGTACTGGGTGGATAAGGCCCAGGCGAAGCTGTTATCGAAGCTGGCCGAGCAGGAGTCCGCGACCACAAACAAGGCGAAGAACGTGATTCTGTTCCTGGGCGATGGAATGTCCGTTCACACGGTCACGGCCACCAGGAATCTGCTAGGCGACAGTGCGGAGCAGGTGTACTTTGAGGGATTTCCCTACACTGGCTTGTCCAAGACCTACTGCGTAAACCGCCAGGTGGCCGATTCTGCTTGCACGGCCACCGCCTATTTGGGCGGTGTGAAGGCGAACTATGGAACGATTGGCGTTAACGCCAATGTGTCCAGGTACAGCTGTGATGGCGCCGCCAACGAGGAGGATCGGGTGCTCAGCATCGCGCATTGGGCACAGGCGGCTGGCAAGGATGCAGGTCTGGTGACTACAGCCCGGGTAACTCATGCATCCCCAGCTGGTGTTTATGCCCACATCGCGGATCGCAATTGGGAGAACGACTGGGAGGTGGCCAACAGGGAGTGCGATCCCGAGCAGACCATCGATATTGCCCGTCAGCTCGTGGAGCAGCCTGTGGGTCAGCAGCTGAAGGTAATCCTTGGAGGCGGTCGCAAGAACTTCATCGACGCAACGGTAAATGATGAGGAGGGTTATCCCGGCAAGCGTACCGACGGTCGTCACTTAATCCGCAGTTGGTTGGATCAGAAGAAGGAGGCCAATGTCTCAGCCAAATACGTGTGGAGTCGCAAGGGACTCAGTCTGGTGGATCTCGAGAATACGGACTACCTATTGGGTCTCTTTGCCAATGATCATCTGCCGTACAACGGTGATCGGGACAGGAAACGTAGTCAGTTGGCGGATCCTTCGCTGAGTGAGCTCACGGAGGCTGCCATCACGGTGTTGAGCCGCAATGACAAGGGATTCTTTCTCTTCGTCGAGGGTGCTCGTATCGACATGGCCCACCACGATACCTTCGCCAAGAGATCCCTCGAGGATACCGCCGAGTTTGCGAGGGCTGTCCAGAAGGCTCGCGAACTTACCTCCGAGGATGACACACTGATCGTGGTGACCGCTGATCATGCTCATGTTATGTCCATCAATGGTTATCCT TATCGTGACCAGGAGATCACCGGATTGGCTCAACTGGCGGATGATAATCTGCCCTATACGATTTTGTCCTATGCCAATGGACCTGGCTACTACTCCGGCTACAATCGCGCTGAGGGACGTGCCCTTCTAAAGGAGAAGTTGGTTGCGGACTCAGACTATCAGTATCCCACGCTGGCGCCCTTGGACGCAGAAACCCACGGAGGAGATGATGTGGCGGTGTATGCCTCGGGACCCTATGCCCAGTACTTCAGTGGCAACTACGAGCAAAGCAATATTCCGGCGCTGATGGCCAGAGCAGCGGGTATCGGGCCCTATGCCTAG